The genomic region CTCTTTGACTCCCTGGGCTCCTACCCGCCGGTGTGGGCCGACGCCTGGACCTTCATGGGCTCGCTCCTGGCCACCTACGGCATGGCCCGCGGCTGGACAGAGTTTTGGCTGATCTGGGTTGCCGTGGACGTGGTGGGCGTTCCGCTGCTCTTCAGCGCCGGATACTTCGCCAGCGCCTTCATGTACCTGTTCTACGGCTTCTTTACCCTGGCCGGCTTCATCGTCTGGTGGCGGGCGTCCCGGACGCAGGCCCAGACGGACCCCTCCAACGTCAAGGTTGAGACCGCCTTCCCGGACCCGGCGGTGTCCAAGTGACTGCTACCCAGAAGCCGGTATCTGCCTTCACCGCCGCTGAAACAGCCGCCATGGACACAGCCCTGGAAGCCGCCCTGCAGGGCCCCCGAGGGGCCAATCCGCTGGTGGGCGCCGTCGTCGTCGGCCCTGACGGGCGTCAGCTGGCGACGGGATACCACCGCGGTGCCGGCACCGCGCACGCAGAAGCCGACGCGATAGCGGCGGCGGTCAGCGCCGACGTCGACCTTCACGGGTCCACCATGGTGGTCACCCTGGAGCCGTGCAACCATGTGGGCCGCACGGGACCGTGCGCCCAGGCCATCATCGACGCCGGGATAGCGAACGTCGTGTACGCCGTCGACGACCCCCATGATCCCGCCGCCGGCGGGGCCGCCACCCTGCGGAGGGCGGGGGTCAGCGTGCGCAGCGGACTGGCCGCCGAGCGTGCGCTGGAGCTGAACCGGCGCTGGTTCCAGGCCGTCGACGCCAAGCGCCCCTTTGTCACCCTGCACATCGCCCAGACCCTGGACAGCCGGATCGCGGCCGAGGACGGCACCAGCCAGTGGATTTCCAGCCCGGAGTCGCTGGCCGATAACCACGGCATCCGGAACCGCATCGACGCCATCCTCGTGGGAACGCAGACCGTGCTGGTGGACAATCCCCGCCTGACAGCCCGCGACGCCAACGGCGACACCACCGGAAAGCAGCCGCTGCGCGCGGTCATGGGACTTCGTGACGTGCCGGAAGACGCCGCGGTGCGAGGCGACGACGGCAAGGTCCTGCACCTTCCGACGCGGGACCCGCGCGAGGCCCTGGCCATGCTGTTCGCCGCGGGCACCAGGCACGTCATGGTGGAGGGCGGATCGAGGATCCTCAGCGCCTTCCTGGCCGAAGGACTCGTGGACGAACTCATCGTCTACCTGGCGCCCACACTGCTGGGCTCGGGAACGCCGGCCCTGAACGGCCTCGGCATCGGAACGCTCGCCGAGGCGCAGCGCTGGGAATGGGATGCCGCGTCCGGCGGCGCGGTCCAGTTCCTCGGCAGGGACCTTCGCCTGCACCTGCTCCCGGAGGAAGCCACCGTGCCCCACCGGACCCAGGACCCGCCCGCAGCGGCACAGTCAACAGCAACACAATCAACGTCAACCGATTCACTACCTGTCCGCACAGGAGCGGGCACAGCCATGGGAGGCTACTGATGTTCACCGGAATTATCGCCGAACAGGGAAAGGTCCTCTCCGTGGACCGGAACGGGGACACAAGCGCAACGCTGCGCCTGCACGCCCCCGGCACCGCTGAAGCGCTGTCGCTGGGCGGCTCCATCGCCGTCAACGGCGTCTGCCTCACCGCCACGGCCATCGACGGCAAGGACTTCAGCGTCGACGTCATGGGCGAGACACTCATCCGCAGCACCATTGGCGAGCTTGCGGCGGGCGACCCCGTCAACCTGGAACGCTGCGTCCCCGCCGGCGGGCGCCTTGACGGCCACGTGGTCCAGGGCCACGTGGACGGCGTCGGCGAACTGCTCGAACGCGAGCCGCAGGGAAACTGGGAACGGCTCCGGTTCGGAGTGCCACAGCGGCTTGCACGCTACATCGCGGAAAAGGGGTCTATCGCCATCGACGGCGTCTCCCTCACCGTCACCGCGGTCAGCCCGGCAGCCGAGGCGGCGCCGTGGTTCGAGGTGGGGCTTATCCCCACAACCCTGGCCGACACCGGCCTCGGGGCCAAGCCGGCCGGCGCCAGGGTCAACCTTGAGGTGGACGTGCTGGCCAAGTACACCGAGCGGTTGCTCGCCTTCCGGAGCGCAGGCTTGGAATTCACGGACGCCTCGAAGTTCGGCACGGAAGGCTCAGTTGTCACTGAAGGCGGGGTTCAGCTGTGAACGGCACGGCAAAGCTTGACGCCGAGGTGTCCGGCGAGCTGACCTCTGTTCCCCTGAGGCTGGACCCGATTGAGGACGCTGTCCGCGCCATGGCGGCCGGCCGGCCGGTGCTGGTGGTGGACAACGAGGACCGGGAAAACGAAGGCGACATCATCTTCGCCGCCCAGCACGCCACGCCGGCGCTCATGGGCTGGACCATCCGGTACAGCTCCGGCGTCATCTGCGTGCCGCTCGACGGCGCCCGGGCCGACGCGCTGGAACTGCCGCCCATGGTGGAGGTCAACCAGGACTCGAAGGGCACCGCCTACACCGTCTCCTGCGACGCCGCCGCCGGCGTAAGCACGGGCATCTCGGCCACCGACCGGGCCCTCACCGCCCGCGTCATTGCCGATCCGGCCAGCGGCCCGGACACGCTGACCCGCCCCGGGCATATTTTCCCGCTGCGTGCCGTTAATGGGGGAGTGCGTGAACGCCCCGGCCACACCGAAGCGGCCGTGGACCTCTGCCGGCTCGCCGGCCTGGAGCCGGTGGGCGTGATCGCCGAAGTTGTGTATGACGACGGGGAGATGATGCGGCTGGACGGCCTTCGGGTTTTCGCTGCCGAGCACGGCTGCCCCTTGATCTCGATCGAGGACCTGGTTGCCTATCTGGGAGCTGGCAACCGTGTATCTTCACAGGAGAGCACTTTGGAAGCCAGTCCGGCCGGAGAAGGGGAAACACGATGACGGCATCTCAAACAGCGGAACCGAGCAGCAACGGCCGGCAGCCGCATCCGGTGAGCAGCGGCCCTGTGGTCCAGCTGCCCACGGCGTTCGGAAACTTCGTGTCGCAGGCCTGGACCGATCTGGTGACCGGCGCCGAACACCTGGCGGTCAGCTCCCCGAACCCGGCCAAGGACGGCAAGGCGCCGCTGGTGCGCCTGCACTCGGAATGCCTCACCGGCGATGTTTTTGGCTCCTACCGGTGCGACTGCGGCGAGCAGCTCGCCTACGCCCTGGAGCTGATCGCTGAGAACGGCGGGACGCTGCTGTACCTTCGCGGCCAGGAAGGCCGGGGCATCGGGCTGGCCAACAAAATCAAGGCCTACGCCCTGCAGGAGGCCGGGTTCGACACCGTCGAGGCCAATGAGCAGCTCGGACTGCCCGTGGACGCCCGCTGCTACAAGGCTGCGGCGCAGATCCTGGCCGAGATGGGCCTGCACGAGATCCGGCTGCTGAGCAACAACCCGGACAAGCAGAACCGCCTGGCTACCGCGGGTGTCAGGGTCGTCGAGATGGTGCCCACCGAGGTGCCGTCGCGGGAGCAGAACCTCCGGTACCTGCAGACCAAGAAGGACCGCATGGACCACCTCCTGACCCTTGACACCGAGACTGCGGGCCTGCCCCGCACCGGCACTGACACCTTTGACCACGAACAAGACTGAACGGATCACGAAGACTTCATGAGCGGACATGGCGCACCCCAGATTGACCTCACCACCCTCGACCCCGCGGAAACCTCGCAGCTGAAGCTGGCGATCGTGGCGGCAAGCTGGCACACGCAGATCATGGACGGCCTCCTGGACGGCGCCCTGCGCGCGGCCAAGGATGCCGGCATCAACGAGCCGACGGTGCTGCGTGTCCCGGGCAGCTTCGAGCTTCCGGTCGCCGCCGCGCGGCTGGCATCGCACTTTGACGCCGTCGTCGCCCTCGGCGTCGTCATCCGTGGCGGAACGCCGCACTTTGACTACGTCTGCCAGGCCGCGACGTCGGGACTCACCAATGTCAGCGTCAGCACCGGCGTGCCGGTCGGGTTCGGCGTGCTGACCTGCGACACCGAAGAGCAGGGCCTGGACCGGGCCGGACTGCCCGGATCGTCGGAGGACAAGGGACACGAGGCCGTCACAGCTGCGCTGGCCACGGCACTGCTGCTCAGGCAGTACTAAAACATTTCCCTCGGTTCCGGGCGCCGCGGGGATGCGGGCGCAAGCATGCAACGTGTGCAATCGCTCACATCCCCGCCGTCATGGAACTGCCCGACAGGCGGGCCCCGGCCCCGAGCAAGTAGGCTGGAGGGCGTGAAGAATTTCGAGACGCTGTTCGCAGAACTGAGCGAGAAGGCAGCGACCCGCCCCGAGGGCTCCCGCACCGTCGCCGAACTGGAGTCGGGAATCCACGGCATCGGCAAGAAAGTCGTGGAGGAAGCGGCTGAAGTCTGGATGGCAGCCGAATACGAATCCGACGAAGCCGCCGCCGAGGAGATCTCGCAGCTCCTGTACCACCTGCAGGTCCTGATGCTCGCCAAAGGACTCAGTCTGGAAGACGTCTACAAGCATCTCTAGCCGCCTCTGCGTGGCCCCGCTTGCCTGACACAACCTTCCAAACCAGAAAGACCTCCTAATGCTGCGTGTAGCCGTACCCAACAAGGGATCCCTGTCCGAAGCCGCCTCCGCCATGCTGTCCGAGGCTGGCTACCGCCAGCGCCGTGACAGCCGTGAGCTGGTCATGGTGGACCCCGACAACGACATCGAGTTCTTCTTCCTCCGCCCCCGGGACATCGCCGTTTACGTCGGGCAGGGAACGCT from Arthrobacter globiformis harbors:
- the ribD gene encoding bifunctional diaminohydroxyphosphoribosylaminopyrimidine deaminase/5-amino-6-(5-phosphoribosylamino)uracil reductase RibD, giving the protein MDTALEAALQGPRGANPLVGAVVVGPDGRQLATGYHRGAGTAHAEADAIAAAVSADVDLHGSTMVVTLEPCNHVGRTGPCAQAIIDAGIANVVYAVDDPHDPAAGGAATLRRAGVSVRSGLAAERALELNRRWFQAVDAKRPFVTLHIAQTLDSRIAAEDGTSQWISSPESLADNHGIRNRIDAILVGTQTVLVDNPRLTARDANGDTTGKQPLRAVMGLRDVPEDAAVRGDDGKVLHLPTRDPREALAMLFAAGTRHVMVEGGSRILSAFLAEGLVDELIVYLAPTLLGSGTPALNGLGIGTLAEAQRWEWDAASGGAVQFLGRDLRLHLLPEEATVPHRTQDPPAAAQSTATQSTSTDSLPVRTGAGTAMGGY
- a CDS encoding riboflavin synthase, which gives rise to MFTGIIAEQGKVLSVDRNGDTSATLRLHAPGTAEALSLGGSIAVNGVCLTATAIDGKDFSVDVMGETLIRSTIGELAAGDPVNLERCVPAGGRLDGHVVQGHVDGVGELLEREPQGNWERLRFGVPQRLARYIAEKGSIAIDGVSLTVTAVSPAAEAAPWFEVGLIPTTLADTGLGAKPAGARVNLEVDVLAKYTERLLAFRSAGLEFTDASKFGTEGSVVTEGGVQL
- the ribB gene encoding 3,4-dihydroxy-2-butanone-4-phosphate synthase translates to MSGELTSVPLRLDPIEDAVRAMAAGRPVLVVDNEDRENEGDIIFAAQHATPALMGWTIRYSSGVICVPLDGARADALELPPMVEVNQDSKGTAYTVSCDAAAGVSTGISATDRALTARVIADPASGPDTLTRPGHIFPLRAVNGGVRERPGHTEAAVDLCRLAGLEPVGVIAEVVYDDGEMMRLDGLRVFAAEHGCPLISIEDLVAYLGAGNRVSSQESTLEASPAGEGETR
- the ribA gene encoding GTP cyclohydrolase II → MTASQTAEPSSNGRQPHPVSSGPVVQLPTAFGNFVSQAWTDLVTGAEHLAVSSPNPAKDGKAPLVRLHSECLTGDVFGSYRCDCGEQLAYALELIAENGGTLLYLRGQEGRGIGLANKIKAYALQEAGFDTVEANEQLGLPVDARCYKAAAQILAEMGLHEIRLLSNNPDKQNRLATAGVRVVEMVPTEVPSREQNLRYLQTKKDRMDHLLTLDTETAGLPRTGTDTFDHEQD
- the ribH gene encoding 6,7-dimethyl-8-ribityllumazine synthase, translated to MSGHGAPQIDLTTLDPAETSQLKLAIVAASWHTQIMDGLLDGALRAAKDAGINEPTVLRVPGSFELPVAAARLASHFDAVVALGVVIRGGTPHFDYVCQAATSGLTNVSVSTGVPVGFGVLTCDTEEQGLDRAGLPGSSEDKGHEAVTAALATALLLRQY
- a CDS encoding phosphoribosyl-ATP diphosphatase, with protein sequence MKNFETLFAELSEKAATRPEGSRTVAELESGIHGIGKKVVEEAAEVWMAAEYESDEAAAEEISQLLYHLQVLMLAKGLSLEDVYKHL